GCACCTCACGTGTTATAAATGTAGCTACAGTATTAAAGTAAAACTACTGGTTTGGGGCCTCACTCATAACATCAACAGTAAACAATATAAACTATTGATCTGATGTCCATGATGTGTGGAAGCATCAGCTGATCTGAAACACTTCCATACATGAGCATCACCATACAGTTCAAAGTGAGGAAGAGGCGTCGGTGATTTCagcactgaaagaaaacatcacGTTAGCCTCCACCGACTCACAACATGACGGGTGTGAGTGTCAGCGGATCACGTGATATTTAAGTGACGTCATCGGTCATTAATGTGATAGTAAGATGAATTAGCTGTGACGGATGTGTTGTACTTTATTACTATGTGAAAGTGTGAATGTGACGAGTCCAGGTGGGAACATGAAGGAGTCGGCTCTGTGGACCGGGTGGTGGCTCTTAAAAGAGCCGTTTTCTCAGGACGTGTGACGGCAGCTCACTTCTTCTTGGCTGCTGCTTTCTTCACTTTGGGCTTGGCAGCCTTCTTTGCGGGGCTTTTCTTGGCTGCGGGGGCCTTTTTGGCTGCGGGCGCCTTTTTGGCTGCAGGGGCCTTTTTGGTTGCCTTCTTGGGGCTCTTGGTAGCCTTCTTGGGGCTCTTGGTGGCCTTCTTTGGGCTCTTGGTGGCCTTCTTGGCCGTCGCGGGTTTCTTGGGCTTCTTCGGGGACTTCTTGACCGCCGCAGCTTTGGTCTTCTTGGCGGGTTTCTTGGCTGCGGGCTTCTTGACTTTCGGGGGGGCTTTCTTGGCGACCTTCTTGGCTTTGGGCTCAGCCGCCTTCTTGCTCATCTTGAAGGAGCCGGAGGCCCCGGTCCCCTTGGTCTGAACCAGGACCCCTTTAGTCACCAGGCTCCGGATGGCGAGCTTGACCCGGGCTTTGTTCTTGTCCACGTCGTAGCCTCCGGCAGCCAGAGTCTTCTTGAGGGCGGCCGCGGACACGCCGCTCCGCTCCTTGGACGCGGCCACCGTTTTGACGATGAGCTCGCTGACGCTGGGTCCGGTCCTCTTCGGCCGGGGCGCCTTCTTCTTGGCTGCTTTAGCCGGAGCGGCGGTCGGAGCTGCTGGAGCGACTTCGGCCATTTTCTACTTGCTGCTGCGTTGCTGCTCAGGACGAGACGAGTGTGAGAGAAAAGCTGGACAGTCCGGCGCAGGAGGCGGCACTTAAACACAGCATGAGAGCCGTGGAGACTGGAGGCGGCCGGCGGCTCCTGAGTGCGCTGTGATGGCGGctcacttgtgttttctcctcagcAGAAAAGAGTCCACGGTGAGTGTGGGAAGAAGCGCCGGAGGCTGACGATGAGGTGGCCGCTGGCGGACTCGAGTCTCTTCGTGTTGAAGTCGAGTTCAGCCCTGAAGCTTTCTGCGTTTTGTCCGTGGAGCCTCCAAAGCTCTCATATTGACCGGCATGAGCGGCGCCGCTCGGCCGCTTTTCGCACTCATTTCTCTCCTAAAACGTTGGAAAACGCAGCAGAGCTCCGTCAAAAGCGGTTTTCCAGCTGCTCTGCGCTTTTGTCTATGGACTCAGCGTGAAAATGAGCATCGCTTGACCTTCAGCTTGTCATAAAGCCACGATGTTGTGGtagcagcaaacacactgatggaGGCCGAGGCTTCCTGacggggctgctgctgctgaccgCCGCCACCATAAACTGACTGAACACCCTGAACTTTACATGACCCCCGTGTCTGTAAACGTAACACTCGTGCAGTTTTGgaaataataattcatttaagttaaattaattaaaaaataaggTTTCCACCCCTTTAACTTATCAGTTTGACATAATTCTACTTTGTCAACAGGTTCCATACAGATGAATCTAAATGcaacatatttttgttatttcctttattcaacaacagcacagcacCGATTCAGTTAACATTTTGGTCCACTTACTTTGAAAATCAAACAGTAACACATGGCCCCATAACACATATGATCTGAGCTGCAAACGCTACTGTATCAATTAATAAATTGATGggttgattgacagaaaataaacgACAGTTTCTATGAATCATTTTGAGTCATTTCAGTTTTGGGTTTTCCAAAAGCACAACAACTAATTGACtaataggaaaaataaataaatgaaactcaTGAAAACAACGAAACAAATTGCAACCTAATATATAATAAGCCTCTATTGGCGACATTATGATGCATCATGGCCCAACACTGACAGTATGTGCCTTAATGCAGCatgaaaatcaaatatgtttttatttgtcaataTTATGCTCGAGCAATACAACAAGCTTGCAGCTTTCAGATTCTTTGTTAAAAGCATATTGGTCTAACATTCAGCATCCAAATCAGTGGTCGGCTCATTCATACGGTCTGTTGTTGAGTGTCTGTACCTCGGAGTCCAGCAGGATCCAGCTGAAGGAAAAGCTTCTGAACTTAGCAGCACCACCTCCCTCACCGCTGATGCTGTAGTGACTCATTCAAGCTgcctctgagcagctgcagcatcacaaccaaaacaaaatgttaacacCACAAACAGATTTTGCAGAATTCTGAAGAATAACAATTGATTTTAATGACGATAGCAATATATTTCAAACAGaactgtgtgtataaaataaCAAGATGAAGTATTATGGACTGATTCTGTGAAAGTTTGATATTATTTGATATAAGCTCACCAAACGCTTAGTAACAGGAACACGTGCAGTCCAATGCAGTGTTACTAATACACTATGACTCAGTTTTTCCTAACAGAATGCACGTTTATTAATCACATTTCATAGAGAGTTCACACAAACTGATTTCACACCAAAGTAACAAGATTAGTTGTTCAATATGTGGTTTAATGTAGTTGGAAATTAAACTATAAAAATTACCAACCAGGCGTTTTTTGATGATGTTCTGGTCTTCATTCAGAGgattttgtctttcattcattcattttacccAAAAAGTGTtcatttattatctctatatttaTTGTAACTGTTGCacacttttctgttcttgtgagctgccacgacaagtgaatttccccactgtggatcaaaaaagttaaaataaaatacacatacacactcactgagCTTTCTGTAACACTCACTAATAAGATAAACCTGAAAACATCAACCTGGTCTGAGATGTCGTCATGCTGTGCATGTACACGTGCAGcacatgtgattttatttactGGCCCCAACATCAGTCGAAACAGACGAGCTATTTAATTCCATGATCttaaagaaacagaacaaaaaccaGTGCGATGGGGCCAAAATCATGCTAATTTTCCTCTTCTTGAATTGTGAGCTGGGCAGCGTGTTGGTCAAGAGATGAGGGAGCAGTGGTAATCCTCACAAAGTTCTGATTCCCCCTGAAAACACAATGTCcataaacacaacatattttGGGTACACTTACTATTTTATTGACACTAATACTATGATGTGATAGGCAGGCTTGTCTCAGTCGTCCTCCTGCCTCCCGTGTGCAGAGGCGTTTGTTATCGTCTGTCTGAACGTTTACACTGAAACTCCCATCTGGATAAAAAACAGCAAACCGACTGCTAACATACGCCATGAAAGTTGAGCTGTGCCGCCTTCACCACATCAGTGAGGGGGGAACAGATAAAAGTTATCAGCACCACGATCTGAAATTCAACCTGTTAGCACAAGCCGCTGACTAATGAAATCCATTGCATTTTTAAGAGACCCAGAGATCTGAAATAAATAGATAATTCAGAACAAAAATAAGAGAGTGAAGCTTGTCGTTTTAGAAATGTTTCCACAAATATACAGACAACTCGATTTGGAGTAACGACTTCGAAAACATAACGTATTGACCGAACACCAGGCTGCTCTGATCATAAGGCATGTGCGGATTGGGATGTGCTCACGTTATCTAAAGCCTACAGTCATTTTCTAGAACTTGTCAGTACGTCCAACTTTAATGTCAAGCGGTTCCACATGCTTACAGTTTAGTCATAGATTTTGTTTATTACAAAGATCCATACAATTACCACAAATAACAGTATTTTGTTTCCTCGAACGAAAATGTGAAACAGGCTCACGTTTACTGGTGTTATGACACAGCCGTTGCCGTGGTTACTGCTTCAATGTGTCCGTCTCCAACACACCTGCTCACTTACACTGAAAGTGGAGAAAAGTGGAGAAACTACACACTGATGTGGGTCTCTTTGGTTGTTTAGCAACACCGGATTTGTGAAATGCAGATTCATCtctgattgctttttttgttcttccGTTGAAGAGTTGATGCAGATTAACAGGAAACTGATGCATGTCATCACTTCCTGTATTTACTATTGACTTTACATTGAGTGGCACATCAGAATCTGGTGCTGGGAACTCGAGCTTTCAAAggtaaatttgttttttcttaaatgtggAGATTGTTTCAAAAGATAAACAGTTGTGAAAGTCAATATGAAAAACTGAACAGTTTTATATATCCTGTCCAAGGGTCCCTCCTCAAGCCAGTGAGTTGGGACCCCCGTGTAATTTCACTGGTATGCTGTCCAGCAATTTCTAGTGGTGGCAACATAGTTGATTGTCTGGCTTGTTGATTGCTCGTTTGGGGTTTCTGGTGGCTCGAGGGTTTGCTTCCGTGTTGCCACAAAATCACTGCAGGCTTTCAGCTCGATGGATGTTTTCATCAGTATCTAAATGAACGTGGTGTTCATTAAACACActtaatgtgaaatatttaccaacattatttctgtttattcttaATAAATCACTGTTAAGCATTATTTTACAGCCAGTTGGGTGACATAAAATAGAAGAGCCCACTAGAAGTGGGGTTGGATATTTAATGcaatttctgtttgtttggttttttttttcttttttaatcacgTCAGGGAACAGAGGGTTGCATAATTATTCAGTTAATAACTACTGACCAGCACTACCACCAGGGCCAACTACTAAACATTGAAAACTTCTTTTtaattaagtaagtaagtattATTGAACTTACCTCGACATGCTGACGCAGGTTGGATGTTGGGTTTTCACAGGCTGATAGTTCGGTCTCTCTGGGTAAACACAGCTTTCACTGCATCATAAAGCTGTTGCCTTTCTTGCACATAAAGTCAAAGTGGTCCCTTAAATAAGGCCAGAGGTCCACTGCACTTTCTCTGACTTCGACTTCTGCAGAACTCGACCGGGTTTTGCTTTCAGCTGGGTCTGCACTTCTGGTGTCTGACTTGtccttctccatctttcttGTGATTTTAGTGCAAAAAATTTCCCCTACCCatcattcagttgttttttaCTCAGTAAAATGTGGCAAAGTacaatatttaaaacaacataCTTAAGTTAAAGAAGAAtcacagattttaaaattacaataatttgttgcttttcaccTTTGCTGAACAGTAATGTAAACTTCAAAATCCTTGCTTCCTTTTAGAGCCTGATCTCTTGAACAACAGTTTTCATTCTGAGCAATGGAAGGTTTCAGTAATATCAGCACCTCTCAGGACAAGAGCTACAACTACAGCAACACCACGTCCGACTGCCCCGTCCGTGACGGCGTCCTATTAATCACATATGTGATGACATGCGTTATTATTTGCATCGGCCTTCCTCTGACCCTCATGGccatctgtgctgttttttctcTGGTAGGCACTCATGAGTTTTATTTGTTCACTGTCTGtgtcatgtgtctgtctgtctgttaagTTTACTCACTAAGTAAAATGTATATAAAGTTAACAATAACCACAGAAAGTGTGATGATGGTCCCCTGAGGAtgaacatttgacatttttacttttaagtaaAGCTGCTCCAGTTGGGCTGTTTGGGGACAATCACAGAgcaaattttgtttctttattatcATAATGTTGAGGAAGTGAATTATGTTTAATTTGCTGGTCTCAAAgaggtttaaaacaaaatgacatcatCTGTAAACTGtaagaaacaaaataatttcaggcTTAGTCTTTGTCTTGAGgtctttgtgttaaaaaaatatataaatccaGTGGAATACATAATTAACCTCCAGTACAGTTTTTGGTCAGAGGATGTTGAGTTGTGAACATGCCAGTTTACTTTTGCCAATGCTTCCCTGCAGGTGCGAAACAATCACGTTGCTCCGATCTACGTCATCAACCTTCTCATTTCCGACCTCATTCAGTTCTGCTGCTTGATCACTAAGGTGGCTGCATGTGAGGATCAGAAGATAGCTACAATGGTAGCTCTGGCACACGATTTCGGTCTGGTGGCCAGTGTTTGCTTCATGGTGTGCATCGCCCTGGAGAGGTGGGTGTCTACCTGTCTGGAATGTGTCTGACTGTTATCACTACAGAATTCTTAAGCCTTAAAGACTACGTGTCCATCTTTcattgcaggtatttggtcatcgCCTGCCCTCTGTGGTACCGCTTCAAGCGACCCATAAAGACCTCTGTGGTGGTCTGTGTCCTGGTCTGGGTCTTGACTCTTGTCTATGtcatcactttcactttctaCATAGATTCTGAAGTCTCACAAACCATCTTCGCTGCCAGCCTCCTCGTTCCCCTCCCACTCTTCTTTTGCTTCCTGGGTGGGACCCTCAAAGCCTTGTCTGCCAGCCGTGTCCCCTCTGATGACAAACGACAGATTGTGGGAATTTTGGTTCTGGTGCTGCTCATTTATATTTTGCTGTTCCTGCCCACAATCATTTGGTTTCTGGGAGCCAGAAATAACTTAGCCTTCACAATCCTGTCTACTGTTTTTATCAGGTTAAGTCCTCTTGCAGACTTGACTCTGTATGTTTTCATGAGGAGAGGGACAATGGACAAGCTTTCGGCCTCTGTGTGTCACTGCACGATGGACAGTAATGATATCAGCAGCTGAACAGTATACAAGATGACAACATTTACACAAGCagcttcagagagagaaagagaaattagAGAAACAAGAAAGGCTCAAATCAAACTTTCTATCAGCATGGCGGTGAATTCTTAATGAGATGATAAATGATCCCATTGATAGGCTCTGCCTTCCACCCACAGTCCAAATACGTGCAAGTTAGGTTGATTGGCGACTTTAAGTCgcctgtaggtgtgaatgtgagtgtgaacagCTGCTTGCCCTGTGTTAGCTGGCACCAGCCCCCCTTCACCCACTGCAGgatcatatttgttttttcctgactttcaataaaacatttcattgctttattctattttttccC
This region of Scatophagus argus isolate fScaArg1 chromosome 10, fScaArg1.pri, whole genome shotgun sequence genomic DNA includes:
- the LOC124066104 gene encoding mas-related G-protein coupled receptor member A6-like isoform X2 codes for the protein MEGFSNISTSQDKSYNYSNTTSDCPVRDGVLLITYVMTCVIICIGLPLTLMAICAVFSLVRNNHVAPIYVINLLISDLIQFCCLITKVAACEDQKIATMVALAHDFGLVASVCFMVCIALERYLVIACPLWYRFKRPIKTSVVVCVLVWVLTLVYVITFTFYIDSEVSQTIFAASLLVPLPLFFCFLGGTLKALSASRVPSDDKRQIVGILVLVLLIYILLFLPTIIWFLGARNNLAFTILSTVFIRLSPLADLTLYVFMRRGTMDKLSASVCHCTMDSNDISS
- the LOC124066025 gene encoding histone H1-like isoform X1; amino-acid sequence: MAEVAPAAPTAAPAKAAKKKAPRPKRTGPSVSELIVKTVAASKERSGVSAAALKKTLAAGGYDVDKNKARVKLAIRSLVTKGVLVQTKGTGASGSFKMSKKAAEPKAKKVAKKAPPKVKKPAAKKPAKKTKAAAVKKSPKKPKKPATAKKATKSPKKATKSPKKATKSPKKATKKAPAAKKAPAAKKAPAAKKSPAKKAAKPKVKKAAAKKK
- the LOC124066025 gene encoding histone H1-like isoform X2 — encoded protein: MAEVAPAAPTAAPAKAAKKKAPRPKRTGPSVSELIVKTVAASKERSGVSAAALKKTLAAGGYDVDKNKARVKLAIRSLVTKGVLVQTKGTGASGSFKMSKKAAEPKAKKVAKKAPPKVKKPAAKKPAKKTKAAAVKKSPKKPKKPATAKKATKSPKKATKSPKKATKSPKKATKKAPAAKKSPAKKAAKPKVKKAAAKKK